In Burkholderia sp. PAMC 26561, the following are encoded in one genomic region:
- a CDS encoding isocitrate/isopropylmalate dehydrogenase family protein: protein MRILVLPCDGIGPEITAAAMAVLKAADKKFGLGLSFDFEEVGFVSLEKYGTTLREEVLEKAKTYDGIILGTQSHADYPVPEKGGRNVSAGFRIGLDLYANVRPARTRPFLTSNMREGKTMDLVIMREATEGFYPDRNMSKGWGEMMPSPDMALSVRKITRHCSERIARRAFELAMKRGKKVTAIHKANSFHMTDGLFLECVRAVAKDFPEVQLDDLLVDASTAHLVRSPERFDVLVATNFYGDIISDLASELSGSLGLAGSVMASDTHCCAQAQHGSAPDIAGTDNANPVSMILSVAMLIQWMGEHHGKPAFVEAGKAMDASVDKVLENPKTCTPDLGGEFGCKAFGDEVAKVIAG, encoded by the coding sequence ATGCGTATATTGGTTTTGCCGTGCGACGGCATTGGCCCGGAGATTACCGCAGCTGCCATGGCAGTCCTGAAGGCTGCCGACAAGAAGTTCGGTCTGGGTTTGAGTTTCGACTTCGAGGAAGTGGGCTTTGTCAGCCTTGAAAAATACGGCACCACGCTTCGGGAAGAAGTGCTCGAAAAGGCCAAGACCTACGACGGCATCATTCTCGGTACGCAATCTCACGCCGACTATCCCGTTCCAGAAAAGGGCGGCCGTAATGTGTCGGCGGGCTTTCGCATTGGGCTGGATCTTTATGCGAATGTGCGGCCGGCTCGCACTCGCCCATTTCTGACGTCGAACATGCGCGAAGGCAAGACCATGGATCTTGTCATCATGCGTGAGGCGACTGAAGGGTTCTATCCGGATCGGAACATGAGCAAAGGCTGGGGAGAAATGATGCCTAGCCCGGACATGGCACTCTCGGTGCGTAAGATCACGCGTCATTGCAGCGAGCGTATTGCGCGTCGTGCGTTCGAACTGGCAATGAAGCGCGGAAAAAAAGTCACGGCAATACATAAAGCAAATAGCTTTCACATGACGGACGGCTTGTTCCTTGAATGCGTGCGCGCGGTCGCCAAGGACTTTCCCGAAGTCCAGCTCGATGACCTGCTGGTTGATGCGTCGACGGCACATCTCGTACGTAGTCCGGAGCGATTCGATGTTCTGGTTGCAACCAATTTCTACGGCGACATCATCAGCGACCTGGCGAGCGAACTCTCGGGCAGCCTCGGTTTGGCCGGGTCCGTGATGGCAAGCGACACGCATTGCTGTGCCCAGGCACAACATGGCTCGGCCCCGGATATTGCAGGCACCGACAACGCAAATCCGGTGTCGATGATCCTGTCTGTCGCTATGTTGATTCAATGGATGGGGGAGCACCACGGCAAGCCGGCTTTTGTTGAGGCTGGCAAAGCAATGGATGCCTCGGTCGACAAGGTCCTCGAAAACCCCAAGACATGCACCCCTGACCTAGGCGGCGAATTTGGTTGTAAGGCGTTTGGCGACGAAGTAGCGAAGGTCATCGCTGGCTAG
- a CDS encoding amidohydrolase family protein, with protein sequence MVNRRQWLIASGAVLGATSLMGVQKVMGKELGHMSPISFKVPANVVDSHCHIFNPVKFPYSSKRRYTPASATGEDLRKFHAAIQARFTVCVQPSVYGTDNACLLDALKQLGPDARGVAVIDKGFSGQQLDDLMGGGVVGVRINLEVGKDRNFNSAISRLEETVQTLDDRDLIIQIYAALPIIAELATRIQTQPHAVVIDHFGLAKSADGPEQEGMSSLIGLMQSRKVFVKLSGPYQISLLGPGYADTVAIGRTLVEGAPDQVIWGSDWPHTGGSERPANAKPTDVEAFRAEDEGRNFSLVKRWAPDSGLRHKLLVDNATKLFGFAAG encoded by the coding sequence ATGGTCAATCGCCGGCAATGGCTAATTGCTTCCGGTGCGGTACTCGGTGCAACATCGCTAATGGGTGTTCAGAAAGTCATGGGCAAAGAACTGGGGCACATGTCGCCCATTAGCTTCAAGGTGCCGGCGAATGTTGTGGATTCCCATTGCCACATCTTCAACCCGGTGAAGTTTCCCTATTCGTCCAAGCGACGGTACACCCCGGCCTCGGCTACAGGTGAGGACTTAAGGAAATTCCACGCGGCAATTCAAGCAAGGTTCACGGTGTGTGTGCAACCTAGTGTCTATGGCACTGACAACGCGTGCCTCCTCGATGCCCTAAAACAGTTGGGCCCTGACGCGCGTGGTGTAGCCGTTATCGACAAAGGGTTTTCAGGGCAACAACTAGACGATTTGATGGGTGGTGGAGTCGTCGGCGTTCGAATCAATCTCGAGGTGGGGAAGGACCGCAACTTCAACAGCGCCATTTCCCGCCTCGAAGAGACGGTTCAGACTCTGGATGACCGCGATCTCATCATCCAGATTTACGCGGCATTGCCGATCATTGCGGAGCTTGCCACACGCATTCAAACACAGCCTCACGCTGTCGTCATTGATCACTTCGGATTGGCGAAGAGTGCGGATGGACCAGAGCAGGAAGGTATGTCTTCGCTAATCGGTCTAATGCAATCTCGAAAGGTCTTCGTGAAGTTGTCAGGTCCTTATCAGATCTCGCTCCTTGGGCCTGGCTATGCTGATACCGTTGCGATTGGCCGGACCCTGGTGGAGGGCGCACCCGATCAAGTCATCTGGGGCAGTGATTGGCCGCATACCGGAGGCAGCGAACGGCCGGCTAACGCCAAGCCGACCGACGTCGAGGCGTTTAGAGCAGAAGACGAAGGGCGCAATTTTTCTTTGGTCAAACGCTGGGCGCCGGATAGTGGACTGCGTCACAAGCTCCTGGTCGATAACGCAACGAAGCTTTTTGGTTTCGCTGCGGGATAA